A stretch of the Kroppenstedtia eburnea genome encodes the following:
- a CDS encoding phosphatidylglycerophosphatase A family protein yields the protein MMNRRVHSKVVKASALERLKDRGVTLEGIAEIVYQMQSPYSKNLTMESCLESVAAVLDKREIQHAILVGVELDQLAERNQLSEPLLSIVREDEGLFGCDETLALGSVFGYGSIAVTTFGYLDKHKIGLIKNLDTKNDGPVHTFLDDLVASIAASASSRLAHRIRDEEEAAEARKEDDISDVPNQHAG from the coding sequence ATGATGAACAGGCGTGTTCACAGTAAAGTGGTGAAAGCTTCTGCACTGGAGCGCTTGAAGGACCGTGGGGTAACCTTGGAGGGGATCGCCGAGATCGTGTATCAGATGCAATCCCCCTATTCCAAAAACCTTACCATGGAAAGCTGTTTGGAGAGTGTGGCCGCCGTTTTGGATAAAAGGGAGATCCAGCATGCTATTTTGGTCGGGGTTGAACTGGATCAATTGGCAGAGAGAAATCAGTTGTCCGAACCCCTTCTGTCCATCGTGCGGGAGGATGAGGGTTTGTTTGGCTGTGATGAGACACTGGCCCTTGGTTCGGTGTTCGGATACGGGAGTATTGCGGTCACCACTTTCGGATATTTGGATAAACACAAAATCGGGCTCATAAAAAACTTGGATACCAAAAACGACGGTCCCGTTCATACATTTTTGGACGATCTGGTGGCAAGCATCGCCGCATCGGCTTCCAGTCGTCTGGCTCACCGGATCCGGGATGAAGAGGAGGCGGCAGAGGCAAGGAAAGAGGACGACATTTCCGATGTCCCGAATCAACATGCCGGTTGA